The DNA window TTCATAAAAACCATGAATATGAATATTTTAGGATACAAGCATAACATTAAGAGCTTTATGTACCTTACAATTTGAATTGAGGAAGccgatgaaaaaataagaaagactTTGATTAGTCACCTAGGGGCTGTTTGGGAACGAGGTTTAACCtgcgtttaaaaaaaaattaatttttttttttgctaaaattgagtgcagtttgtaccttttggattgttttaatatgctgatgttaaaaataatttttaaaaaataaaaaaacatcattgacatatatttcgacacgaaaagttatttgaaaagcaaccattaTCACATTGCTAAATACGCTCTTGATTAACAATCTATTTCGATTGGTTTTAGCTTTCCACGTCAACTACAACAATCAATGTATATTTTCTGGCcatgaaaattgttaaaaacaagtttaaaaagAAGATAGAAGATGGATACCCTGTTGATGCACAAATTaccttcatttaaaaaaaaatgtacggACTTGTGATATTGACTTCATTAGTAATGAGTTTGGTGATATGAAAGAATGTATATATTCTTCAAAACCAGTCCTGTCAAAACTCCAGGTGAATTGGATATAAaggataatcatttttttaattagtttgattttttttttaaaaataatcaaattaatttaaaaaattcaaaatcaaactaaaaccagttcaaatcgaccagttttgattattttaaagcaaaaattaatttttttggattggtttggttttttctggttcatcttagttttttttcagtttggctcagtttttttttccggtttggctttttttttcggtttcagacttatgaaaaaaaaaaaaaaaccgaaaccggtcggttaAACCGACCGGTTTTTCATTTCGGTTTTGGTTAGATTTTTAGATAACCGAATCACCCCTACTAATCggtttaattcattattttttcacaatttgttttttgattatttttttttcagtttaatcagttttttaatttttttgttcaccTCTAGGTAAAACCCATGTTAAAagctctttgatttttttttttgttaaacaatattatttttatattttttttaaaattgatcaattCTCCTAGCCAGTGCCTCGTGTCTTGTTCTCAAATTGATCATgtgattgagttttaaaactataataataataataattatttttatatgttttagttggataattttagaattgatttttttaatgatattttaaaaataaaaaatattatatttgaagACAAGACCCCTTTATATatcctatttttaaaatataaaaattcattctcaaattatttaagataaatttatttttatgtacatGTACCTCtatttttaatcaagtaaaATTGCATCTCTATTGTCACTGTTTTCTATATCTTGAAATAGGAACAAACACTACCGTGGGTCTCACCCAACAAACTTCACCACGCCAAAAGGGCCATCAAGCCTCTGCATAACATAAAATAGTTAACGTgtgcatatataaaataaaaaaaagtaggtTTTAAGCgccaaaaattttgatttttttttttgttaaaaataattttttggatgtttttaaataattttaacgtgtaaatataaaaaataattttttaaaaataaaaaatattatttaaaatatttttaaataaaaaacactttaaatcataaataccattataatatcaaatgtACCTAAATTTCAACTCATAATTATACATGTATTGCAAACGCGTGCAAatggaccttttttttttcttttccagtttaactcaaaaattatattatgatcATAAATGCATTATCtgtaaatatattgttaaatgcATTATCTGTATTGTTATTTCATTGACAATTAAAGAGTGAAAAAATAGAGAGTAATCTAAAACACATTCGACATGGAatgatatttttcattgaaaaatactttatagtTTGGACTGTTGTTAGCCAAGGGGCTCCAAACATGGTAATTCCTTTTTGGATTCAATTTATATCTATGTGATTTGTACGAGATATAATTACACCAatggaattaaatttatttttatttttaaaaaaacattattttaaattgaacctCACATAAATGCATGCCTTTCAAATTTCAAGGAAGCCATTACAATAATTTAATACATTAAATGTCTGTTTGAGTGAtaggtattattttttaaaatattttttagttgaaaatatattaaaatatatatatttttttaaatttatttttaatattgtcatatcaaaataataaaaaaaatataaaaataaattaattaaaacctaaaataatttaaaatttcttaaaaaaacaattgaatcgCGATGCGAAATATTacctaaatcaatttaaaacacTAGAGAGTTTAAATATCACATTTATCATGCACGGGCCATCCTTACCATGTCCATGAACATATCCTTACCCCAAGTTTCCCTGCAGGTGAACCAGCTGCTACCACACAATCTATACCCAAAGGTTCGAGTCTACAAACCTAACCATTGACCCAGGGCTAACCGGCTTCCACATGGGGCGGGAATAAAAGGCGGGAAATTCCACTTCACCCCGAAACACGAACCTCAAAAgcgcaaataaataaaataatgaaaaaacctAGATATATTAGCgtgcgtgcgtgcgtgtgtgtatatatatatccctAAACTTCCAAACCTGCCCTTAATCCCCTCATTCTACTGCCTATGAAAGTCGCTTCCAAAAATCCAAACACACTCTCtctctagaaaaagaaaagaaaagttggtAACCCTCGAtcggagagaaagagaagagagcaAATTTCTCATGGCGAAACCCTCGAAGCAGCAAACATCGTCTGATGAGGCGATGTCTTCGGATGAAGAGCCGATTAACGAGCAGATCAGCGAAGAGGAAGATGAGGAGGAGATCGAAGCGGTGGCTCGCTCAGCTGACTCCGAGGAAGATGAGGCCGCCGGAGATGCTGAAGGAGACGACGGCGAAGGCGACGAGGCTGACGAGGTAGTTTTACGGTCTTGCCACTGGCAATGGTTGAAAGTTTGTTACATGTTTGGATCTAGTTAGGGTTTTGGTGTTTCAAGGATTTTATGGGGCAGGGTTAGGTTTAACATTTACTGAGAATCTTGTAGAGTACATATAAATGGCTTGTTTTTCTGTTTGGTGTtttggtgtcttttttttttttatagcgaATGAGACTTGcaaaattagttaaattagGCTTGAAAAGGTGGAGGTGCTGAGAAATTACATGTAATGCGATGACGCGAATAGGTGATTTTGTGTTTACGCTGGATAACACTGTGTTAATGGGTTGCGGGAAAAACTGAAGGAAATCAAGTGAATTAGGAGAGTTGGTATCTGTTAATTAAATTACGTGGATTCACATGCATTGTTTTTCCTTGGTATATAATATATCATTGCTTGTACTTTTGAAATGAGTTTGATGATGtataattttttggatttttttgaactgCAGGAAGTAACCAACAATGAAATTAGCAAGCGTGAAAGGGAGAGACTCAAAGAAATgcagaaattgaagaaacacAAGATTCAGGAGATACTGGATCAACAAAATGCTGCTATAGATGCTGATATGGTATGTTTGTTTTACAAGACTACTTAATTTATATCTGTTGCATGTAGTATATGGAAAAAATTGTTGGATAAGTTTACTTAAGTTAGTTTAATTGCAGAATAACAAGGGGAAGGGGCGCTTGAAGTATTTGCTGCAGCAAACTGAGTTGTTTGCTCATTTTGCTAAACATGATCAATCATCATCCCAGAAGAAGGCTAAGGGAAGGTATAACTGTTGTTTGTAGAAGATCCCTTCTCAAAagaattcattttgttttttgacatgAAGAGCAAGCGCTAATCATTGAGATTTTGGGGTATCTGAACACATACTTTGTGAAACTTATATACTGTAGTTGCTTGATTCAGTACTTTTTTTGATGTTATACTTGTTGGAAATTCATCTAACAAACTAGTGTATGTTGTTAATTGCTTGCTGGAAACTTTTCCCTATTTGAGTAAAAGTATCGACTATGCATTAGTCATTTAACTGTGTTTTAGTAagattcatgatttatttcagAGATTTTATTGCAAAAAGGACTTTGTGAAAATCATAGAAGGCTAGGTTTTGGATGTCAGTCCAAGTAGTACTGGAATGGTGTTGATGGGCTGATGCACATATTCTTGCCTTCATTAGCAAATAAAAAGCTGGGATGTGGGGAGAAGAGCATGCATCAATATGTAGCAGACCgtgattttcattaatttatcttgatagTTTACTGAGAtcatgagtttaataattggACTTATCAAGGTGAGCAAAGATTGGGTAGACGCGCATTTCAAGCCCACTCTACCTTTTCATGCAACTCTTGCAGGAACCTTGATTTGCTTAGAGTGGACTGAACCGCTTTTATGCTCTGAATTCACCATGCATGCTTGTTGGCAAGGTAGTGAATACTGGTCATGCCTCAATGCTTCTAACTGCGATATACTtttgtttcataatttaatCTAGGGGTCGGCATGCCTCAAAAGTAACCgaggaggaggaagatgaagaatgcttgaaggaggaagaagatggtTTATCAGGAAACACACGGCTGGTGACACAGCCATCATGTAAGGGACcttatacatgtatttttttttatgcaagaatGCATccatacacacacatgcatctCTCTGACTGACTGTTAGATTAAGTATATTGTAATTTTGTACGCTATTGATTTGGGTCCAAATACATTCCCTAGGCTGTTTGCATTCATACACTTTCATTATATTGTGTATCACTGCATTTGAGTTATGGATTCACTAATATTCCATCTTTTGCTAGCTGGCTCGTTGCTATTTCTTTCTTATTCCATCATTTGCTAAGCAAACGAGATGATCCACATTAATGGTAAAAAGATTTTTAACCTGACTGTCCATCCTTAATTTATATGTAACAAAATTAATGTTAGCTGAAGAATAGCATGCATCATTGTTGATGGGTGTCTGGCTAATTACATATTCTCATGACACAAAGTATTTTCATTGATGTGATTGTTCTGGGGTAGCTTGATCTTGGTGgcttaagatttatttttattcttttctgcAGGTATTCAAGGAAAGATGAGGGATTACCAACTTGCTGGATTGAACTGGCTTATAAGACTGTATGAGAATGGTATAAACGGAATTCTTGCAGATGAAATGGTATGCACTAAATAAGACATGGTCTTGGTGTTATCCTAATTTTAAAGcgcttttggttttgttttctagAGTGTCAAGTAATTCTGTATTGTAGTTTTTTGTGCTATTAATATCATCTTCATTTTTCAATCCAGGGTCTTGGCAAAACCTTACAAACTATCTCTTTAATGGGCTACTTGCATGAATTCCGAGGAATCACTGGTCCTCATATGGTAGTGGCTCCAAAATCTACACTTGGTAACTGGATGAATGAAATTCGTCGTTTTTGTCCAGTTTTACGTGCTGTCAAGTTTCTTGGCAATCCTGATGAAAGAGTAAGTTGCTTTAGCTTTTAGTATAgtttaataatagtttttgctgcacttgtttgtttttttaaaatttctatgCATGCATTAGTTGATAATTCTATACTGCATAtggtctttctttgtttttttgccaGAAACATATACGTGAAGAGTTGCTGGCTGCTGGGAAATTTGATGTTTGTGTTACAAGCTTTGAAATGGCCATCAAAGAGAAGTCCACCTTGCGTCGCTTCAGTTGGCGGTATATTATCATTGATGAAGCTCATCGGATTAAGAATGAAAATTCTCTCCTTTCAAAAACAATGAGGCTTTATAACACTAATTACCGCCTCCTCATTACTGGAACTCCACTTCAGGTATTTGTTTGGATCTGTAAGGATTGAAAGTTGTCAAGTTGGACATTACTGTAGATTTGTTTTACTTCATTGAGATTGGCAAAATGTTGAGTGGTCATGAGGCTGCACAGAAATTTACTGTTTTTTTGTGCATTCTTCTGATTGCAATTACATCAAAACATTCTGTATAGTTTCTCTTATATAAACATaatgttttcttatattttttttgtgcagAACAATCTTCACGAACTCTGGGCTCTTCTCAACTTTCTTCTGCCAGAGATTTTTAGCTCAGCTGAAACTTTTGATGAATGGTTTCAAATTTCTGGTGAAAATGACCAGCAGGAAGTTGTTCAACAACTGCACAAGGTAAGGAATTACCTTATGTTGAGCCTTGAAGGAAATCAAATGTCTTGGAAAAATATCTGGATTCTCTTTATTTTGCCACAATTAGTAGCCATCTGATATGTTATCTCCATGGATTTTGCATTTCCAAGGTCCTTCGGCCATTTCTTCTCCGAAGATTGAAATCAGATGTTGAGAAAGGTTTGCCTCCCAAAAAGGAAACCATACTGAAGGTTGGCATGTCCCAGATGCAGAAACAGTACTACAAGGCTTTGTTGCAGAAAGATCTTGAAGTTGTAAATGCTGGTGGAGAACGTAAGCGTCTTTTGAACATAGCAATGCAGCTTCGAAAATGCTGCAACCATCCATATCTTTTCCAGGGTGCTGAACCTGGTCCACCATACTCTACAGGAGACCATCTTGTTACCAATGCTGGTAAGCTTCACCTCCTGGCGGATATggagtttattaatgtttttgtgCTCATAAATTTGTAGCAGAAATTGGTCTTtatgttttcttccttttccagGTAAGATGGTTTTGTTGGATAAGTTGCTTCCTAAGCTCAAAGAGAGGGATTCCAGGGTCTTAATTTTTTCACAGGTAAGTTGTTCATAGCTACAGTTGGCTGGATAGCTAAGATTATTAATCTGTGTACACCAACATTTGAAATGCCCCTCTGCAGTCTCTAGGCTTTTATGTTATAGTTCAATTACCTTATTACTGATCTTGTGGTTGGTTCTGCCTTTAATGCAGATGACAAGGTTGCTTGACATTCTTGAAGACTATTTGATGTTTCGTGGGTATCTGTATTGTCGGATTGATGGAAATACCGGTGGAGAAGATCGTGACGCCTCCATTGATGCCTTTAACAAGCCAGGAAGTGAGAAATTTTGCTTCTTGTTGTCAACAAGAGCTGGAGGACTGGGTATTAATCTTGCCACTGCAGATGTTGTCATTCTTTATGACAGTGATTGGTGAGGCTCTTTTTCAATCTTTCtcactgctgctgctgctgctgccttttttttgttttcttgttaagGTTTTTGATGCGGCTCTTATTGCAGGAACCCACAAGTTGATTTACAAGCTCAGGACCGTGCTCATAGGATTGGTCAAAAGAAAGAAGTCCAAGTGTTCCGTTTTTGCACAGAGGTTTGCATTTGATCTTTGATGTGCTCTGGTAGAAGCCAAACTATGCTAATTTTAATTCTCATTATGGTTGATTGTGAAACAGTATACAATTGAGGAAAAAGTGATTGAGAGGGCTTATAAGAAGCTTGCACTTGATGCGTTGGTTATCCAACAAGGAAGATTGGCGGAGCAGAAAAGTAAGTTGCATTGTCATTTTGAGCATTTAACAGTATTGGTGGCTAAAATTTTGCATGCGTGACATTTTTATGCCTTTTTCTTTCATGCAGCTGTTAATAAAGATGAGCTGCTTCAAATGGTGAGGTTTGGGGCTGAAATGGTTTTCAGCTCTAAGGATAGTACCATTACAGATGAGGACATTGACAGAATCATTGCTAAGGGAGAAGAGGCAACAGCTGAGCTTGATGCCAAGATGAAGAAGTTTACAGAAGATGCAATCAAGTTTAAAATGGATGACAGTATGTGAATCCACAGACAGATTGAGATTTTGACTTTTCGTGTATTTATTTGCTTGGTGATTTGAATGCTAGTGTACATGTAATAATGCTGATATTTTTTCTGATTTCTGGCAGCTGCTgaattatatgattttgatgatgataagGTAGGTGCAATCCTTCCATTCTTCTTAGGCAATAGAGGATATTCTGTTtgatctccatttttttttagtattactTTGAGGCTTGCTTTCATTACCTTATGTTCTCAGTGCCTCTATTTTGATTCTTATTGATGAAGGATGAGAACAAGTTTGACTTCAAGAAAATTGTCAGTGAGAACTGGATTGAACCTCCAAAGCGGGAGCGGAAGCGCAAGTAATGCTCCCCTTTGCTCTCTTCCTTTATCTTTCATGATTTAAGCATATTGGTTCAGCATTATATGacacatttttcttctttgcaatCTTTTCTTTGATCAGTTACTCAGAATCCGAATACTTCAAGCAAACAATGCGCCAGGGTGGTCCAGCAAAACCAAAAGAACCTCGAATTCCTCGCATGCCTCAATTGTAAGTGCTTCTCAAACTTTCTGCTTTCGCTTCAGAATGGATATGAATTTTGAGATCCTGTGTTTGAATGTTCTTGTCTGCTGTTTTCAGGCATGATTTCCAGTTTTTCAACACACAGAGGCTTAGTGAGCTGTATGAAAAAGAAGTACGCTACCTCATGGTGGGTGATGTCATTGATCTCACAAGTTTTAATTCTGCCTTATCTAGTTTTGCTTTCAGAGGTACTTGTGCATCTTACTTATTGGGTTGCTTATCACAATTTCAGCAAGCACATCAAAAGAATCAACTGAAAGATACAATTGAGGTGGATGAACCTGAAGGTACTTTGTCCCAGTTGCTTCCAATTTTGtcctcattttgttttttatatcattttactaATCAGTGACTGATTATTGGATATATAAGAGACTGGAGATCCATTGACTGCTGAGGAACTGGAAGAAAAAGAACGACTTTTGGAAGAGGTGAATGCAATTTCAAGTGTTGATTGACTAATTATGGGTCTCTTTACTTACAATTCATTGTATAATTTCAGGGATTTTCCTCTTGGAGTAGAAGAGACTTCAATACCTTTATTAGGGCTTGCGAGAAATATGGTCGGAATGACATAAGAAGTATTGCTACTGAAATGGAAgggaaaacagaggaagaagtTGAAAGATATGCTAAAGTTTTCAAAGAGCGATACAAAGAGTTAAATGGTGAGTGATGCCAgattgtttgcttttttttcttcttttcctcagATGTTTATTAGTGGCTGTTGATAAAGTTCTCCTGGATTGAACTTCATGCCTGTTAAAGTGGGGTCATATGGCATTATTGGGTGCAAGGGTCCTCTGGTAACAGAACTGACACCAGCATGCTATGTATGCAAAACAAACACCTGGAAATTGCTCATTTGGTTGCAATAACCTATTATTTGGATGTTTCGCATTTTTTTGTCTGCATGTACTGGTTGTTTTATCCTGTTCGCTTGTATGTGAAACAGCAGTTAAAACTGTGTTTGATTGTTACTGGTTGTAGATGGGTCTGGTTTTGGTCGGGTTTCTTTTGTTGGGTAACTTGAATTTTGTTAGTTTATTAGACCTTGAAAAGGATTAAAGtatctttcatttcttttctattgTGGCATATGTATAGATTATGATAGGATCATCAAGAACATTGAAAGAGGGGAGGCCAGAATTTCTCGTAAAGATGAGATCATGAAAGCGATAGGGAAGAAGTTGGATCGCTACAAGAATCCTTGGCTTGAATTGAAGATCCAGTATGGTCAGAACAAAGGGAAGTTGTACAATGAAGAATGCGATCGTTTCATGGTGCAGtaatctcttttctttatttgtagTAATGTCATACAAAGTGCTTGTTTATTTCCTTGAATTTTAAACATCTAGTGATGTTAAATGACTCCTTTTTGCAACACAGATATGCATGGTTCACAAGCTTGGATATGGGAATTGGGATGAGCTGAAAGCGGCATTCCGTACATCGCCTTTGTTTCGTTTTGATTGGTTTGTGAAGTCTCGTACAACTCAAGAACTGGCAAGGAGATGTGATACCTTAATTCGGTTGGTGGAGAAGGAAAACCAAGAATATGATGAGAGGGAGAGACAGGCTCGTAAAGAAAAGAAGCTTGCCAAGGTTCTATTTATGATCCTCACTATCCAACCTTGCCCACCAAAATCGCATGCATTTGCATGCCTGGGTTATCATTTATTGTCCTTTTTCTTACACTTAATGTTGGGTTTGCTTGATTTATGTGGTTGGGTCATCTTTAATCATTCACTCCAAAACTCTTTATGATTATCATATACAGCAGAGCATGACCCCGTCCAAGCGTTCAATGGGAAGACAGACCGACAGCCCTCCTTCCCAAAAGAAGCGGAAACAGTTATCGATGGATGATTACCCAAACATGGCAAGTTTCAATTggccatcaatttttttttttttaatttcttttttcttttgaggtGCTGGTGTggataaaattgttaaattgtACCTGATTTTGTTTTgcagggaaaaaggaagaagtaATCTAAGTTTATTATAGGATTTTTTTAGGGGGTACAAACTTATACAAGTGTCATGGTGAGTACCCCTCCTTTTGTTAATCACAGACCATGGTCCTTTCTTGTGGAGAAGGCCAATAACAAATTATTAGATCTGAACTAttgcaatatttttatctattgcAGTTGGATGTTAGGAGGCTCTCTAATGAAAATTTATTGGGCGAACGGTTTAGATTTCCCTGATGAAAGATGGATCTTCTCTCATatgtttgatgtgttgatctgAATTTTGAAGCTGCAAAAGGTTCATGTGCTAATCTATCTGTACACACAAGCAAAAATTAGAGTGGTGCCCCCCCTCCCCTGTTTTCAGCAGAAGTTGACAGAACAATAGTTGTCCACATGAATACATAATTTATCCAGCTTTTACCAGCACAGAAGTGGCCATACGTCCAGGGATCCTAAACCTTTAGCAGCAAGTAAAATCTGTTtaggttatttgttttttttttttttttttttccggtagTAAATTTGAATGTAGGAAGGCGCCCCATTTTTCTGGAGGTACTGTAGTTTCAAATCGGCAacttttgcaaattattttttgctttcaagtTCTAACCTTTCTTGAACAGTCTGGTTTGGTTGTCTGTTGTGCCCGGGTTGGAGGAAAACATCACAAGCAGTTAGAGGCGTCAGAATGCACTCCAGAACGGTTGCGGGAAGTTTCTCTCAAGGAAATCCAATCCCATAAACCACCACCTCCACATCCATAAaccgcttcttcttcttttgtcagTAACACTTGGGCAAGATTATGCAACTCGCTTCTTCATGTCTGAGATAATCCACTCCAGAACCCGTAAGTCGGTTTTCAGTGAAGAAGAGAGAACACCTTTAAAATTCCAGAGGAGATTGAGTACTTGCAATTCCAGAGGCACGGAACTGGTTTCTTGGTGCTCGGAGTTGAACGCATTTGAAACTGACAGGAAATTTGTTGTGCGGCGCCAGCATCAGTTTGTTATGCTTTAGCAACGCTAGAGAATCTGGGAATTCGTCATGGGCCAtcttaattaacattaacaatgcCACCAGTGTagccaatattttattttttattttttagctctaGACTAGCTGATTaggaacaataaaattataatatggcccttatcaacaaaaaaaattgcccTCCGCAGTGGGgataataaaacttttttttcacataataaaataactaatcggagaaaaaaaactttaaacattCACTTTGAATtgcataaacttgattaacattaacaatgacACATTTAGTGTAgccaattttttcttgtttttcagcTCTAGATTTGCTGAATTGAAACagtgaaattataatttggcctTTTTCAATcccttttcaattaaaaaatttggcCACCGCAGTAgggataataaaattattaatcagtAGGAAAAATGTGAACTTTAAACTCACTTTGCATTGCATAAACTGTACTCACTTTGCAttgcatagtaaaataatttaattttccttgattttaaattttcttaagcTTATGTCTAGGAGATCTTGTCTTTGAACTATGTTTtcgtttttttcagttttttaattggattaaggGCAATTTGGTGTTttagtaaagataaaattttatttaatactaaAATGTTATTGGCGTGTTTTGCTCACATGATTGTGCCTGTGCGTGTTGCATTGTTAGTGCTTAATGGTCACCTACTATGGTCATGTTTGAATTTTCAAAGTGTTCCTCTCCATCATTGAATGGGCATGTGTGAcaatctttttctctctctctttaattttcattttaagtttcttttaaaagtaaattatgtTAGACAAActtgctattttattttattttattt is part of the Populus alba chromosome 10, ASM523922v2, whole genome shotgun sequence genome and encodes:
- the LOC118034579 gene encoding ISWI chromatin-remodeling complex ATPase CHR17; its protein translation is MAKPSKQQTSSDEAMSSDEEPINEQISEEEDEEEIEAVARSADSEEDEAAGDAEGDDGEGDEADEEVTNNEISKRERERLKEMQKLKKHKIQEILDQQNAAIDADMNNKGKGRLKYLLQQTELFAHFAKHDQSSSQKKAKGRGRHASKVTEEEEDEECLKEEEDGLSGNTRLVTQPSCIQGKMRDYQLAGLNWLIRLYENGINGILADEMGLGKTLQTISLMGYLHEFRGITGPHMVVAPKSTLGNWMNEIRRFCPVLRAVKFLGNPDERKHIREELLAAGKFDVCVTSFEMAIKEKSTLRRFSWRYIIIDEAHRIKNENSLLSKTMRLYNTNYRLLITGTPLQNNLHELWALLNFLLPEIFSSAETFDEWFQISGENDQQEVVQQLHKVLRPFLLRRLKSDVEKGLPPKKETILKVGMSQMQKQYYKALLQKDLEVVNAGGERKRLLNIAMQLRKCCNHPYLFQGAEPGPPYSTGDHLVTNAGKMVLLDKLLPKLKERDSRVLIFSQMTRLLDILEDYLMFRGYLYCRIDGNTGGEDRDASIDAFNKPGSEKFCFLLSTRAGGLGINLATADVVILYDSDWNPQVDLQAQDRAHRIGQKKEVQVFRFCTEYTIEEKVIERAYKKLALDALVIQQGRLAEQKTVNKDELLQMVRFGAEMVFSSKDSTITDEDIDRIIAKGEEATAELDAKMKKFTEDAIKFKMDDTAELYDFDDDKDENKFDFKKIVSENWIEPPKRERKRNYSESEYFKQTMRQGGPAKPKEPRIPRMPQLHDFQFFNTQRLSELYEKEVRYLMQAHQKNQLKDTIEVDEPEETGDPLTAEELEEKERLLEEGFSSWSRRDFNTFIRACEKYGRNDIRSIATEMEGKTEEEVERYAKVFKERYKELNDYDRIIKNIERGEARISRKDEIMKAIGKKLDRYKNPWLELKIQYGQNKGKLYNEECDRFMICMVHKLGYGNWDELKAAFRTSPLFRFDWFVKSRTTQELARRCDTLIRLVEKENQEYDERERQARKEKKLAKQSMTPSKRSMGRQTDSPPSQKKRKQLSMDDYPNMGKRKK